The Streptomyces sp. NBC_01255 genome window below encodes:
- a CDS encoding phosphatase PAP2 family protein, with amino-acid sequence MASYDRLRAGGTPRPLETGDTWWYAAVAGEAAGSFSTRVRTRTRRACLGTVLLLTVVYAGLVLTATGRRWGDAALTGRRADTAAATVLREHPSLAGLTTLSLVLGCVLLLATGLLRKRYALTGAVAGALVTCLALTGLLQRYAPRPRLLDAGGALLQSGFPSAQTTLALGTAFGLALVVPYRLRGPTVLAGTLWAGAVGAYTIAAGDHRPGDLIAAALVVLAVFCGLVGLLARKGKIRPAPRGPLPHVLLATVPLAVLAAAGLGAGVWLLGDTLGLPATAPYDPAELRLAHRCGQALAAGVTAAAGLLLLTLLRRVAVDGAPAPYRLGGPFVEAAGAPHDGELVGPFTEDRDHEIS; translated from the coding sequence ATGGCTTCCTACGACAGGCTCCGCGCCGGCGGCACCCCGAGGCCGCTGGAGACCGGTGACACCTGGTGGTACGCCGCCGTGGCCGGCGAGGCCGCCGGCTCCTTCAGCACCCGGGTCCGCACCCGGACCCGGCGTGCCTGCCTCGGGACCGTCCTCCTCCTCACGGTCGTCTACGCGGGCCTCGTGCTCACCGCGACCGGCCGTCGCTGGGGCGACGCCGCCCTCACCGGACGGCGCGCCGACACCGCCGCCGCCACCGTCCTCCGCGAGCACCCCTCGCTCGCCGGGCTCACCACGCTCTCCCTCGTCCTCGGCTGCGTCCTGCTGCTCGCCACCGGCCTCCTACGCAAGCGGTACGCGCTCACCGGAGCCGTCGCCGGCGCCCTCGTCACCTGCCTCGCGCTGACGGGGCTCCTCCAGCGGTACGCGCCACGCCCCCGCCTCCTCGACGCCGGCGGCGCTCTCCTCCAGAGCGGCTTCCCCAGCGCCCAGACCACCCTCGCCCTCGGCACCGCCTTCGGTCTCGCCCTCGTCGTCCCGTACCGGCTCCGCGGCCCCACCGTCCTCGCCGGCACCCTCTGGGCCGGAGCCGTCGGCGCGTACACCATCGCGGCGGGCGACCACCGTCCCGGCGACCTCATAGCCGCCGCCCTCGTCGTCCTCGCCGTCTTCTGCGGCCTGGTCGGCCTCCTCGCCCGCAAGGGCAAGATCCGCCCCGCCCCCCGCGGCCCCCTCCCGCACGTGCTCCTCGCGACCGTCCCGCTCGCGGTCCTCGCCGCCGCGGGGCTCGGCGCCGGCGTCTGGCTCCTCGGCGACACCCTCGGCCTGCCCGCCACCGCCCCCTACGACCCGGCCGAGCTCCGGCTCGCCCACCGCTGCGGACAGGCCCTCGCCGCGGGCGTCACCGCCGCCGCCGGACTGCTCCTGCTCACCCTGCTCCGCCGCGTCGCCGTGGACGGGGCCCCCGCTCCGTACCGCCTCGGCGGCCCCTTCGTGGAGGCCGCGGGGGCACCGCACGACGGCGAGCTCGTGGGGCCCTTTACGGAGGACCGCGATCACGAGATATCTTGA
- a CDS encoding NADP-dependent isocitrate dehydrogenase: protein MTDSTIIYTHTDEAPALATYSFLPVIQAYASQAGVTVETRDISLAGRIIAVFPEYLEEGQRIADALAELGALAKTPGANIIKLPNVSASIPQLKAAVAELQAQGYALPDYPDDPQTDQDKDVRARYDKIKGSAVNPVLREGNSDRRAPASVKNYAKAHPHRMGAWTPESKTNVATMSDNDFASTEKSAVIAQDDTLRFEFTAADGTVSELREPLKVIAGEVVDAAVMRAAALRTFLSEQVARAKAEGVLFSVHLKATMMKVSDPIVFGHVVRAFFPETFAKYGEVLAAAGLTPNDGLGGVLKGLEALPQGAEIKASFEAELAAGPALAMVDSDKGITNLHVPSDVIVDASMPAMIRTSGHMWGPDGQEADTLAVLPDHSYSGVYQVVLDDCRAHGAFDPSTMGSVPNVGLMAQKAEEYGSHDKTFEIAEAGTVRLVDSAGNVVLEQEVAEGDLFRACQTKDLPIQDWVKLAVTRARATGSPAVFWLDAARAHDAQLIAKVEQYLPEHDTEGLDIKILSPVEATKFSLERIRRGEDTISVTGNVLRDYLTDLFPILELGTSAKMLSVVPLMAGGGLFETGAGGSAPKHVQQLVKENYLRWDSLGEFFALAASFEHLATTTGNGRAQVLADTLDRATGTFLNEDKSPTRRLGGIDNRGSHFYLGLYWAQELAAQTEDAELAKAFAPLAETLAANEQKIVDELVAVQGSPAEIGGYYQPDPAKAAAVMRPSATLNEALASLA from the coding sequence GTGACTGACTCGACCATCATCTACACCCACACTGACGAGGCGCCTGCCCTGGCGACGTACTCGTTCCTGCCCGTGATCCAGGCGTATGCCTCGCAGGCCGGCGTCACGGTCGAGACGCGGGACATCTCCCTCGCCGGCCGCATCATCGCCGTCTTCCCGGAGTACCTGGAGGAGGGCCAGCGCATCGCCGACGCCCTCGCGGAGCTCGGCGCGCTCGCCAAGACCCCCGGCGCCAACATCATCAAGCTGCCGAACGTCTCGGCGTCCATCCCGCAGCTGAAGGCCGCGGTCGCCGAGCTCCAGGCGCAGGGCTACGCCCTCCCGGACTACCCGGACGACCCGCAGACGGACCAGGACAAGGACGTCCGCGCCCGTTACGACAAGATCAAGGGCTCGGCCGTCAACCCGGTCCTGCGCGAGGGCAACTCCGACCGCCGCGCCCCCGCCTCGGTCAAGAACTACGCCAAGGCCCACCCGCACCGCATGGGCGCCTGGACCCCCGAGTCGAAGACGAACGTCGCCACCATGAGCGACAACGACTTCGCCTCCACGGAGAAGTCCGCCGTCATCGCGCAGGACGACACCCTCCGCTTCGAGTTCACCGCCGCCGACGGCACGGTCTCCGAGCTCCGCGAGCCGCTGAAGGTCATCGCCGGCGAGGTCGTCGACGCCGCCGTCATGCGCGCCGCCGCCCTGCGCACCTTCCTGAGCGAGCAGGTCGCCCGCGCCAAGGCCGAGGGCGTGCTCTTCTCCGTGCACCTCAAGGCCACGATGATGAAGGTCTCCGACCCGATCGTCTTCGGCCACGTCGTCCGCGCCTTCTTCCCGGAGACCTTCGCGAAGTACGGCGAGGTCCTCGCCGCCGCCGGTCTCACCCCGAACGACGGCCTCGGCGGCGTCCTCAAGGGCCTGGAGGCCCTCCCGCAGGGCGCGGAGATCAAGGCCTCCTTCGAGGCCGAGCTCGCCGCGGGCCCCGCCCTGGCGATGGTCGACTCCGACAAGGGCATCACCAACCTGCACGTGCCGTCCGACGTCATCGTCGACGCCTCGATGCCGGCCATGATCCGCACCTCCGGCCACATGTGGGGCCCGGACGGCCAGGAGGCCGACACCCTCGCGGTCCTCCCGGACCACAGCTACTCGGGCGTCTACCAGGTCGTCCTCGACGACTGCCGCGCCCACGGCGCCTTCGACCCGTCGACCATGGGCTCCGTCCCGAACGTCGGCCTCATGGCGCAGAAGGCCGAGGAGTACGGCTCCCACGACAAGACCTTCGAGATCGCCGAGGCCGGCACCGTCCGCCTCGTCGACTCCGCGGGCAACGTCGTCCTGGAGCAGGAGGTCGCCGAGGGCGACCTGTTCCGCGCCTGCCAGACCAAGGACCTGCCCATCCAGGACTGGGTCAAGCTCGCCGTCACCCGCGCCCGCGCCACCGGCTCCCCGGCCGTCTTCTGGCTGGACGCCGCGCGCGCCCACGACGCCCAGCTGATCGCCAAGGTCGAGCAGTACCTGCCGGAGCACGACACCGAGGGCCTGGACATCAAGATCCTGTCCCCGGTCGAGGCCACCAAGTTCTCCCTGGAGCGCATCCGCCGCGGCGAGGACACCATCTCGGTCACCGGCAACGTCCTCCGCGACTACCTGACGGACCTCTTCCCGATCCTGGAGCTGGGCACCAGCGCCAAGATGCTGTCGGTCGTCCCGCTGATGGCGGGCGGCGGCCTCTTCGAGACCGGCGCCGGCGGCTCCGCCCCGAAGCACGTCCAGCAGCTCGTCAAGGAGAACTACCTCCGCTGGGACAGCCTCGGCGAGTTCTTCGCCCTGGCCGCCAGCTTCGAGCACCTCGCGACGACCACGGGCAACGGCCGCGCCCAGGTCCTCGCCGACACCCTGGACCGCGCCACCGGCACCTTCCTCAACGAGGACAAGTCGCCGACCCGCCGCCTCGGCGGCATCGACAACCGCGGCAGCCACTTCTACCTCGGCCTCTACTGGGCCCAGGAGCTCGCCGCCCAGACCGAGGACGCGGAGCTGGCCAAGGCCTTCGCCCCGCTCGCCGAGACGCTGGCCGCCAACGAGCAGAAGATCGTCGACGAGCTCGTCGCCGTCCAGGGCTCCCCGGCCGAGATCGGCGGCTACTACCAGCCCGACCCGGCCAAGGCCGCGGCCGTGATGCGCCCGTCCGCCACGCTGAACGAGGCCCTCGCGTCTCTCGCCTGA
- a CDS encoding sigma-70 family RNA polymerase sigma factor — MHSDERRTTALVEAARAGDAHARDELVRAYLPLVHNVVGRALDGHADTDDIVQETLVRALDGLAGLRDPARFRSWLVAIAMNGIRRRWRENRQAPVPGLDGAAELADPAGDFTELTILRLRLSGERREVARATRWLDDEDRELLSLWWLEAAGELTRTELAEGLGVSPQHAAVRVQRMKERLETGRAVVRALDADPSCPRLAESLTGWDGRPSPLWRKRIARHLRDCAACTGQATGSRGLAPVEGLLVGIGLVPPLAAAALARPGAETFAAEPVGWWTPIRRAGLAGAVTVVVLGTLAVLVPRQEEVRVTPDRPRAATPAPAPPTTPAPPTTTAATVAAPAPTTRTPAPRRTTPPAPAPTVEERVTERVNRLRAAAGCAPLRTDPRLVAAARGYARDMVARGYYAHSSPEGDFADARITAAGYDWSAWAENLAQGAADPAAVVEDWTDGAMHEENMLDCRYRDTGVASVPGPGGTIWVQKLAAPAS; from the coding sequence ATGCACAGCGACGAGCGCCGCACCACCGCCCTGGTGGAGGCGGCCCGGGCCGGTGACGCGCACGCCAGGGACGAGCTGGTACGCGCGTACCTGCCCCTCGTCCACAACGTCGTCGGCCGCGCCCTCGACGGCCACGCCGACACCGACGACATCGTCCAGGAGACGTTGGTCCGCGCCCTCGACGGCCTCGCCGGGCTCCGTGACCCGGCCCGCTTCCGTTCCTGGCTCGTCGCCATCGCCATGAACGGGATACGCCGTCGCTGGCGCGAGAACCGGCAGGCCCCCGTGCCCGGCCTCGACGGGGCGGCCGAGCTCGCCGACCCGGCCGGCGACTTCACCGAACTCACCATCCTCCGCCTCCGCCTCTCCGGAGAGCGCCGCGAGGTGGCCCGCGCCACCCGCTGGCTCGACGACGAGGACCGCGAACTCCTCTCCCTGTGGTGGCTGGAGGCCGCCGGGGAACTCACCCGCACCGAACTCGCCGAGGGCCTCGGCGTCTCCCCGCAGCACGCCGCCGTCCGGGTCCAGCGGATGAAGGAACGCCTGGAGACCGGCCGGGCCGTGGTCCGCGCCCTCGACGCCGACCCGTCGTGCCCCCGACTCGCCGAGTCCCTCACCGGCTGGGACGGCCGCCCCTCGCCCCTCTGGCGCAAGCGGATCGCCCGCCACCTGCGCGACTGCGCCGCCTGTACGGGGCAGGCGACCGGGAGCCGCGGCCTCGCCCCCGTCGAGGGCCTGCTCGTCGGCATCGGCCTCGTCCCCCCGCTGGCCGCGGCGGCCCTCGCCCGGCCCGGCGCGGAGACCTTCGCGGCCGAGCCCGTGGGCTGGTGGACGCCGATACGGCGGGCCGGCCTCGCCGGAGCCGTGACCGTCGTCGTCCTCGGCACGCTCGCCGTGCTCGTACCGAGGCAGGAGGAGGTACGGGTGACACCCGACCGGCCCCGCGCCGCGACCCCGGCACCCGCGCCCCCGACCACCCCGGCGCCCCCCACCACCACGGCGGCCACCGTCGCGGCCCCGGCCCCCACGACCCGTACCCCGGCACCCCGCCGCACCACGCCCCCCGCACCCGCGCCCACCGTCGAGGAGCGGGTGACGGAGAGGGTCAACAGGCTGCGGGCGGCGGCGGGTTGCGCCCCGCTGCGGACCGACCCGCGCCTGGTCGCGGCGGCCCGGGGATACGCCCGCGACATGGTCGCGCGCGGCTACTACGCGCACAGCAGCCCGGAGGGCGACTTCGCGGACGCGCGGATCACCGCGGCCGGGTACGACTGGAGCGCCTGGGCCGAGAACCTCGCCCAGGGCGCGGCGGACCCGGCGGCCGTCGTCGAGGACTGGACCGACGGGGCGATGCACGAGGAGAACATGCTGGACTGCCGGTACCGGGACACCGGAGTGGCGTCGGTGCCCGGTCCCGGCGGCACGATCTGGGTGCAGAAGCTGGCGGCCCCGGCCTCCTGA
- a CDS encoding CAP domain-containing protein translates to MRYHDHPGPPDAPEHVDHAEHEEQVVRDGGRHRKGHGSRRRALRRPGFRTTVTAAGSAAVVLTVAGGVYVATPAPAAGTSAVAAPATADAGAGPATAEAGAGAGAGAGGADAVGTVSEYVQQVVVLANTERDKAGCGPLRAESHLRTAAQGHADDMASRDYYEHDSPEGRDAGDRMTVAGYTWSTWGENIHRGPKTPAQAMEEWMGSPGHRDNILNCSFKDIGVGVTLTANGPWWVQNFGAKG, encoded by the coding sequence ATGCGGTACCACGACCATCCCGGTCCCCCCGACGCCCCTGAACACGTCGATCACGCCGAACACGAAGAGCAGGTCGTGCGGGACGGCGGGCGCCACCGGAAGGGCCACGGATCACGGCGGCGCGCTCTTCGGCGTCCGGGCTTCCGTACGACCGTCACCGCCGCCGGGTCCGCGGCCGTCGTCCTCACGGTGGCGGGCGGGGTGTACGTGGCCACCCCCGCCCCGGCCGCCGGCACCTCGGCCGTCGCGGCACCCGCCACGGCCGATGCCGGGGCAGGACCCGCCACCGCCGAAGCCGGAGCCGGTGCCGGAGCCGGAGCCGGTGGAGCCGACGCCGTCGGTACCGTCTCGGAGTACGTCCAGCAGGTCGTCGTCCTCGCCAACACGGAACGGGACAAGGCCGGTTGCGGCCCGCTCCGCGCGGAGAGCCATCTGCGGACCGCCGCTCAGGGGCACGCCGACGACATGGCCTCGCGCGACTACTACGAGCACGACAGCCCGGAGGGCCGAGACGCGGGCGACCGGATGACCGTCGCCGGGTACACGTGGTCGACGTGGGGGGAGAACATCCATCGCGGGCCGAAGACCCCGGCGCAGGCGATGGAGGAGTGGATGGGCAGTCCCGGACACCGCGACAACATCCTCAACTGCTCCTTCAAGGACATCGGCGTCGGGGTGACCCTCACCGCCAACGGCCCTTGGTGGGTACAGAACTTCGGCGCCAAGGGCTGA
- a CDS encoding universal stress protein, with translation MSREIVAGVDGSPESLAAADWAAREALHRGLPLRLAHAWRWEPLDIPLVQDRASQERAADEVLREAEATVARRHPDVTLTAEVLPDTPVAALLGTEPRAEMLVIGSRGHGAVTGFLLGSYGQQIIAAAGRPVVAVRSRDGEPAEPPVGDVLVGQLGSPEDSAAALGFAFETAAARGASVRAVRAWSLPPLYAYSPASMRIADEAGGLVPYEEKALREALAPWRDRFPEVPVTEHVELGSAGQVLLSASGAAQLLVVGRRARRGAAGPRIGSVAHAALHLAPCPVAVIPQG, from the coding sequence ATGAGTCGTGAGATCGTCGCAGGAGTGGACGGTTCCCCGGAGAGTCTCGCCGCGGCCGACTGGGCCGCCCGCGAGGCCCTCCACCGGGGGCTCCCGCTGCGGCTCGCCCACGCGTGGCGCTGGGAACCCCTCGACATCCCGCTGGTCCAGGACCGGGCGAGCCAGGAGCGGGCAGCCGACGAGGTCCTGCGCGAGGCCGAGGCGACGGTCGCACGGCGCCACCCGGACGTCACTCTCACGGCCGAGGTGCTCCCCGACACACCGGTCGCGGCGCTGCTCGGCACCGAGCCACGGGCCGAGATGCTCGTCATCGGCTCACGCGGCCACGGCGCCGTCACGGGCTTCCTGCTCGGCTCGTACGGGCAGCAGATCATCGCCGCCGCCGGCCGGCCCGTGGTGGCCGTCAGGTCCCGGGACGGCGAGCCCGCCGAGCCGCCGGTCGGCGACGTCCTCGTCGGCCAGCTCGGCAGTCCCGAGGACAGTGCCGCGGCGCTCGGCTTCGCCTTCGAGACCGCTGCCGCGCGCGGGGCCTCGGTGCGGGCCGTCCGCGCCTGGAGCCTGCCGCCCCTCTACGCGTACAGCCCGGCCTCGATGCGGATCGCCGACGAGGCCGGCGGTCTCGTCCCGTACGAGGAGAAGGCGCTGCGCGAGGCCTTGGCGCCCTGGCGGGATCGGTTCCCCGAGGTTCCGGTGACGGAACACGTCGAACTGGGCAGCGCGGGGCAGGTGCTGCTCTCCGCCTCGGGGGCGGCCCAGCTCCTGGTGGTCGGCCGGCGGGCCAGGCGCGGCGCCGCCGGCCCGCGCATCGGCTCCGTGGCCCACGCGGCGCTCCATCTCGCGCCGTGCCCGGTGGCGGTGATCCCGCAGGGCTGA
- a CDS encoding acyl-CoA dehydrogenase has translation MSTPRKSLRRTAIRTVPAPADRPADDEIWPRVTRELADDLAVDAPARDRAGKAPFDEVARLQEAGLPALLTAPGANRRGADWRAASAVVREISAADSSVGELLAHHYVLSWSSRFFGRAESMEDAADTKDTAGAPAPDLDVRTAEEHWLLGGGVEPPRTRKDPGLRLTPDAGGWILDGRRAFASGVAVADRLVVGARPGGTGDWLIVLVDPAHPGVFTDAGTDRVGQRVSGAGTVTFDHVPVPADQVLGLLPHDEHAVTPFAALAPLALRLLLVQVGLGIAEGALAEARDISRAGQAGPAPAPSADGRPSAVGADPLGTDDDPYLLLAYGELATAAHAASAVVERATDALARGLLAGRTLSPEERADIAVLVSAAETVTGRAAVRITTRVLELVDGAEGADAQSGGPGFDRFWRNARALTAHTQPAHRLRDIGDHYLNGTHARLTLPA, from the coding sequence GTGAGTACGCCGAGGAAATCGCTCAGGAGAACCGCGATACGCACCGTCCCGGCACCGGCCGACCGGCCCGCGGACGACGAGATCTGGCCCCGTGTCACCCGCGAGCTCGCGGACGACCTCGCCGTCGACGCGCCGGCCCGTGACCGGGCGGGCAAAGCGCCCTTCGACGAGGTCGCCCGGCTCCAGGAGGCCGGCCTGCCCGCCCTCCTCACGGCGCCCGGCGCGAACCGGCGGGGCGCGGACTGGCGGGCCGCGTCCGCCGTCGTACGGGAGATCTCCGCCGCCGACAGCTCGGTCGGCGAACTCCTCGCCCACCATTACGTCCTGTCCTGGAGCAGCCGGTTCTTCGGACGGGCGGAATCCATGGAAGACGCGGCGGACACGAAAGACACGGCAGGCGCCCCCGCCCCCGACCTCGACGTACGGACGGCCGAGGAGCACTGGCTGCTCGGCGGGGGCGTCGAGCCGCCGCGTACCCGGAAGGACCCCGGCCTCAGACTCACGCCCGACGCGGGCGGCTGGATCCTCGACGGGCGCCGCGCCTTCGCCTCCGGTGTCGCCGTCGCCGACCGGCTCGTCGTCGGCGCGCGTCCCGGCGGGACCGGCGACTGGCTGATCGTCCTGGTGGACCCGGCGCACCCCGGCGTGTTCACCGACGCCGGCACGGACCGGGTCGGGCAACGGGTCTCCGGCGCGGGCACCGTCACCTTCGACCACGTCCCGGTCCCGGCCGACCAGGTCCTCGGACTGCTCCCCCACGACGAACACGCCGTCACCCCCTTCGCCGCCCTCGCCCCGCTCGCCCTGCGGCTGCTCCTCGTCCAGGTCGGACTCGGCATCGCCGAGGGGGCGCTCGCCGAGGCCCGGGACATCAGCCGCGCCGGGCAGGCCGGACCGGCCCCGGCGCCCTCGGCCGACGGCAGGCCGTCCGCCGTCGGCGCGGATCCGCTCGGGACGGACGACGACCCCTACCTGCTCCTCGCGTACGGCGAGCTGGCCACGGCCGCGCACGCCGCCTCCGCGGTGGTGGAGCGGGCGACGGACGCCCTGGCCCGCGGTCTCCTCGCCGGACGGACGCTGAGCCCCGAGGAGCGCGCCGACATCGCCGTCCTGGTCTCCGCCGCCGAGACGGTCACCGGCCGGGCCGCCGTCCGCATCACGACCCGCGTCCTCGAACTCGTCGACGGTGCCGAGGGCGCCGATGCCCAGTCAGGGGGCCCGGGCTTCGACCGCTTCTGGCGCAACGCCCGCGCGCTCACCGCCCACACGCAGCCGGCCCATCGGCTCCGCGACATCGGCGACCACTACCTCAACGGCACCCACGCACGGCTCACCCTGCCGGCCTGA
- a CDS encoding RrF2 family transcriptional regulator, which translates to MRISARADYAVRAALQLAAAQDAGPLKAEAIAEVQGISHKFLEGILGDMRKGGLVQSQRGGNGGYWLARPAESISVADVIRCVEGPLVSVRGERPPDLAYTGPAESLLPLWIALRASVREVLGVSLAEVAAAELPADITALADDPEAWTNP; encoded by the coding sequence ATGCGCATTTCAGCCAGGGCCGACTACGCGGTACGCGCCGCCCTCCAGCTCGCCGCCGCCCAGGACGCGGGGCCGCTGAAGGCCGAGGCGATCGCCGAAGTCCAGGGGATCTCCCACAAGTTCCTGGAGGGCATCCTCGGCGACATGCGCAAGGGCGGTCTTGTCCAGAGCCAGCGCGGCGGCAACGGCGGGTACTGGCTGGCCAGGCCGGCCGAGTCGATCTCGGTCGCGGACGTCATCCGCTGCGTGGAGGGCCCGCTGGTCTCCGTGCGCGGCGAGCGGCCCCCGGACCTGGCGTACACGGGGCCCGCCGAGTCGCTGCTCCCGCTGTGGATCGCGCTCCGCGCGAGCGTGCGCGAGGTGCTCGGGGTCTCGCTCGCCGAGGTGGCGGCGGCCGAGCTGCCGGCGGACATCACCGCGCTCGCGGACGACCCGGAGGCATGGACGAACCCCTGA
- a CDS encoding glutathione S-transferase C-terminal domain-containing protein, with translation MSVVPSSLLPASAVPAFRGRIGRDVRSGHYAVPHRYRLHLAPSGPGCLSIALTHGLLGLDDTLPLTVLPGTPDMPDGGYAALRPLYEASAHLYRGPAAAPVLSDGWTGRIVSTHVPDILRDLALRFRGDGPDLLPEEHRGEIEAIADLCERSVNRAAQRAGELGLDGDAAHHDPLGVLFAALGSLERRLTGRPYVLGDGPTAADVQVWVTLVRLDTVHRWHLDAAAMDRVAGHPALWAYAQRLAARPEFARHLDIDAMLLRHLADCRGHEAAGAGIRLVDWSGATG, from the coding sequence ATGTCCGTCGTCCCGTCCTCGCTGCTGCCCGCCTCCGCCGTGCCCGCCTTCCGCGGCCGGATCGGCCGCGACGTGCGCAGCGGCCACTACGCCGTACCGCACCGCTACCGCCTCCATCTGGCACCGTCGGGTCCCGGCTGTCTGAGCATCGCCCTCACCCACGGCCTGCTCGGCCTCGACGACACCCTTCCGCTGACCGTGCTCCCCGGGACCCCCGACATGCCCGACGGCGGGTACGCCGCGCTCCGTCCGCTGTACGAGGCGAGCGCCCACCTGTACCGGGGACCGGCCGCCGCGCCCGTCCTGAGCGACGGGTGGACCGGGCGCATCGTCAGCACGCACGTGCCCGACATCCTGCGGGACCTCGCCCTGCGCTTCCGCGGCGACGGCCCCGACCTGCTGCCCGAGGAGCACCGGGGCGAGATCGAGGCCATCGCCGACCTCTGCGAGCGGAGCGTCAACCGGGCCGCCCAGCGCGCCGGCGAACTCGGCCTCGACGGCGACGCCGCCCACCACGACCCGCTCGGCGTCCTCTTCGCGGCGCTCGGCTCCCTGGAGCGGCGCCTGACCGGCCGCCCGTACGTCCTCGGCGACGGCCCGACCGCCGCCGACGTCCAGGTCTGGGTCACCCTCGTACGGCTCGACACCGTCCACCGCTGGCACCTGGACGCCGCGGCGATGGACCGGGTCGCCGGGCATCCCGCCCTCTGGGCGTACGCCCAGCGCCTCGCCGCCCGCCCGGAGTTCGCCCGCCACCTCGACATCGATGCCATGCTGCTCCGGCACCTCGCCGACTGTCGTGGCCATGAGGCCGCGGGCGCCGGGATCCGGCTCGTCGACTGGTCCGGCGCCACGGGCTGA
- a CDS encoding NAD-dependent epimerase/dehydratase family protein has translation MNPSTRQRVVVTGATGNVGTSLVRALAREPRVGSVLGLARRRPGLELPGVEWAEVDLSREGDEPRLAQYVADADAVVHLAWRFGPTHDPVKTWRTNVLGAVRVFDAVAAARVPVLVHASSVGAYSPGPSGGAPVSEAWPTHGWPGAAYTREKAYLERVLDTFERDHPLTRVVRMRPAFLFKEESASGQRRIFAGRFFPGQLMRPELLPLLPEFEGLRFQVLHTEDAADAYRRVLLRDVRGAFNLAAEPVLDAETLGRLLHARPVRVPAGAVRGALSAAWRLRLAPASPGLFDALLQMPLLATERARRELGWEPSASSLEAVEAFLRGVRAGTGDDTAPLAGHRIG, from the coding sequence ATGAACCCGAGCACGCGACAGCGGGTGGTCGTCACCGGCGCCACCGGCAACGTCGGTACGAGCCTGGTACGGGCGCTGGCCCGCGAACCGCGGGTCGGTTCCGTCCTCGGGCTGGCCCGGCGCAGGCCCGGCCTGGAGCTGCCCGGCGTGGAGTGGGCCGAGGTCGACCTCTCCCGGGAGGGCGACGAGCCGCGGCTCGCGCAGTACGTGGCGGACGCGGACGCGGTCGTGCACCTGGCCTGGCGGTTCGGGCCGACGCACGACCCGGTGAAGACCTGGCGGACCAACGTCCTGGGCGCGGTGCGCGTCTTCGACGCGGTCGCGGCGGCGCGGGTGCCGGTCCTCGTGCACGCCTCCTCGGTGGGGGCGTACTCCCCCGGCCCGAGCGGTGGCGCCCCCGTGTCCGAGGCCTGGCCGACGCACGGCTGGCCCGGCGCCGCGTACACCCGGGAGAAGGCGTACCTGGAACGGGTCCTCGACACCTTCGAGCGTGACCATCCGCTGACCCGGGTGGTCCGGATGCGCCCGGCCTTCCTCTTCAAGGAGGAGTCGGCGAGCGGGCAGCGGCGGATCTTCGCGGGACGATTCTTCCCCGGTCAGCTGATGCGGCCGGAACTGCTGCCGCTGCTGCCGGAGTTCGAGGGGCTCCGCTTCCAGGTCCTGCACACCGAGGACGCCGCGGACGCCTACCGGAGGGTGCTCCTCCGGGACGTCCGCGGCGCGTTCAACCTCGCTGCCGAACCGGTGCTCGACGCCGAGACGCTCGGCCGGCTGCTGCACGCCCGGCCGGTGAGGGTCCCGGCCGGAGCGGTACGCGGCGCGCTGTCCGCGGCCTGGCGCCTGCGGCTCGCCCCGGCCTCCCCCGGGCTCTTCGACGCGCTGCTGCAGATGCCCCTGCTCGCCACCGAGCGGGCCCGGCGGGAGCTGGGGTGGGAACCGTCGGCGAGCTCGCTGGAGGCCGTGGAGGCGTTCCTGCGCGGGGTCCGCGCGGGCACGGGCGACGACACGGCTCCGCTGGCCGGCCACCGCATCGGCTGA
- a CDS encoding DUF5133 domain-containing protein, with product MLLPDTNTVDRLLRHYRTQERSVLARPCDLSVRRRFEDTAYTLCVLMGERTAHEAVRAAERYVSEGRPAPRQALEGLPGS from the coding sequence ATGCTGCTGCCCGACACGAACACGGTCGACCGGCTGCTCCGGCACTACCGCACCCAGGAGCGGTCCGTGCTCGCCAGGCCGTGCGACCTGTCGGTCCGCCGGCGCTTCGAGGACACGGCGTACACCCTCTGCGTCCTGATGGGAGAGCGGACCGCGCACGAGGCGGTCCGCGCCGCCGAGCGGTACGTCTCCGAGGGGCGGCCCGCTCCCCGGCAGGCCCTGGAGGGGCTGCCGGGCTCCTGA